ACTGAAATAAACAGGTATTTGCTTGAACCGTTTGTACAAAAACATATAGACAAGATCCCTTCAGCAACATTCAGGAATTCAATCAACGAGCTTTTAAACTTTACTGCTTATAATTGTAAAGATATATATATTGAATCGTCATATTTTGGAATATCTTTTTTTTATCAAAAAAAGGTTGTCTTTGAGATGATACCTACAAAAGAAAATAACCTGTTTCTAACGCTCTTCAATCCCGTATCAAATGCCTACGAAACCCGCGTAGTCACCGAAGATTCAAATATAACAGAAGTCCAGGGGCATATTAAAGAAATGTATAACAAAGTTTCTATAAACCCACACTTTTAAACACCAATTTATCTTCTCAGCCTCTTCAATGCAAGTTCGAAGGTGTATTCATACAAGTGCAAGCCTTTGCTGATCGCTGTGATTGTGCCGTCTTCAACGCCGATCTCCTGGCACATATACTCTTTTAAAAGTTGAATGGCAGCAAGATTTGACGGAAAACCTGCCCATAGATCCCAGCTACGAAAATACAGAACAAAATGCAACTTACCTTCCATCAGGCGCGTATCGATCAGGCGCAGACAAGGCGGATCTTCAAGCATAATATCCTGTGGCATGCCGACTTCCATGATAGCCTGATTCGTACCATACTTCCCCTGTTTGTATATCTCAATGACTTCCATAACAGGATTTACTCCAAGAGCATATTCTTTTCCTTCAACACACACTTTAGGATTCGTAAGTCTTTCTCCATATGTGTAAAGTTCATTGTCTGCCTTTTTATCTGTCATCAGGTACTGGAGGTATTCCTCAACATATTCCATGCTTGAAGGCGCAGGTATCCCGAGCTCCGACGGTATATCGGGGATCAAAGGTCTTGTTCCGGGATACTTTACATGAACCATCACAATGTCAAATTCCCTTCTCTTTTGTCCCTCAAAAGAACCCCTGTCTATTTTATATTCATGAATGCCA
This portion of the Pseudomonadota bacterium genome encodes:
- a CDS encoding thymidylate synthase, whose translation is MKPVYIEARDLPDAWFQCVYKIFETDGIHEYKIDRGSFEGQKRREFDIVMVHVKYPGTRPLIPDIPSELGIPAPSSMEYVEEYLQYLMTDKKADNELYTYGERLTNPKVCVEGKEYALGVNPVMEVIEIYKQGKYGTNQAIMEVGMPQDIMLEDPPCLRLIDTRLMEGKLHFVLYFRSWDLWAGFPSNLAAIQLLKEYMCQEIGVEDGTITAISKGLHLYEYTFELALKRLRR